One genomic window of Candidatus Eisenbacteria bacterium includes the following:
- the folE gene encoding GTP cyclohydrolase I FolE: MVRLAKIEKAVRSILEAIGEDPERKGIKNTPRRVARLYERIFSGIGQKPAGGLKLYRVDNQDGMILVRDISFHSMCEHHLLPFFGKIHLAYLPSKNRVTGLSSLTKTVEVLSRRLQLQERLANEIADELTKALDPRGLLVIIEAEHLCMAMNNTHKPGAKTISTAARGAMLEERTRAEALSLIGSQADSRARKKAPHKRAGTRRTSK; encoded by the coding sequence CTGGTGAGGCTCGCGAAGATTGAGAAAGCCGTCCGCTCCATCCTCGAGGCGATAGGAGAGGATCCGGAGAGGAAAGGAATCAAGAATACTCCTCGCCGTGTCGCCCGGCTTTACGAAAGAATCTTCAGCGGAATCGGCCAGAAGCCTGCGGGAGGCCTCAAACTATATCGTGTCGACAATCAGGACGGCATGATTCTGGTGAGAGACATCTCTTTTCATTCGATGTGCGAGCACCATCTGCTTCCCTTTTTCGGAAAGATACACCTCGCCTACTTGCCAAGTAAGAATCGCGTCACAGGACTGAGCAGTCTCACGAAGACCGTCGAGGTTCTGTCCCGGAGGCTCCAATTACAGGAACGCCTGGCTAATGAGATTGCGGACGAACTGACGAAGGCTCTCGATCCAAGAGGGCTGCTTGTTATCATCGAAGCCGAGCATTTGTGCATGGCCATGAATAACACCCACAAACCCGGCGCAAAGACGATCTCGACCGCCGCGAGAGGCGCGATGCTTGAAGAACGAACAAGAGCTGAAGCTCTCTCCTTGATAGGCAGCCAAGCCGACTCGAGAGCCAGGAAAAAGGCGCCGCACAAGCGCGCCGGAACGCGCCGCACCTCGAAATAG